The Nitrospinota bacterium genome includes the window AATGATGAACCCCTCGACTGTGAGTTTTGCGGTCAATGTATCACAGTCTGTCCCACGGGTGCTTTGATGGATATGACATCTCAGGCAAGAGGGCTGGCAGCCATGTTCACCAATACACATACTACCTGTAATTATTGTTCCTGGGGTTGCACCATTACATTGGAAAGTAAAAAAGGCCAGGTTGTCCGTATTGAAGCAGATGAAAGTTACGATGTTGGAATCAACGAAGGCAACCTATGCGCCAAAGGTCGTTTGGGCCATGGCATCATCCACAATGATCAACGAATTGATTCCCCTCTGATGAACATGGGGGGAAGTTTTCAGGAAGTAACCTGGGAAGAGGCTCTGAATACCATAGCCGATCGTATGCAGACAACGGTAAACCGAAGCGGAGCAGACAGTCTTGCAGGAATCGCCTCTGAGAAGCTCACCAATGAAGAGAATTTTCTTTTTCAGAAGTTATTCCGAAGTCTGATTGGTTCTACTCAAGTCACTAACCTGGCCAACTTAAGGGCACCGTATCTGAATCAGTTCATGTTGAACTGTTTTGAGAATGGTATTACATCACAGCCCATCACTAAGCTCCAGGAAGCGGATGTGGTTCTGATTTTCAATTCCGACCTGCCCTCTGAGTATCCGGTAGGGGGAAATTCAATCCGTTTTGGCACGATCTTCAAAAATACAGATATCTTAATAGCCAATCCTCGAAAAGTCGTATTTGATAGTAAGGCTCAAATTGATGTCCGGATGACTTACAAGCATGGCACCGATTTGGCCGTTGCTTCCAGATTGTCTCGCATCATGATTGATAATAACCTGGTTGATACAGGTAAAGCACAGTCTGCAATTCCCAACTATAACGAATGGGTACAATCTTTATCTGAATACACAGCTCAATCTGTAGAACAAATTACAGGTTTACCGGATGACGTTCTTACCCGTGCTGCGGAAAGGTTTGCAAGGGACGCAGACCGTTTTGTAATTGTTGGGAATGATATTCTTGACACGGGTCAGGGTGAAGAAATTCTTAATGCCCTTCTCAATCTTTGTACTCTGGTTCAACATGGAAGCACTGGTAGTGTGAGCGTCTATCCCCCAAGAGAGCATTGCAACTCACAAGGCGTTAACGATATGGGCTGCACTCCGGAGTTTTTACCAGGATATCAATCTATCAATGACGCGTCTGCTCTTGAAAGATTTGCCGGAGAATGGGGACCCTTGTCTCTTGGAGAAACAAATCTTGCTGGTGACTTATTCCAAAACTGTATAAATGGGTCTTTAAAATTCCTTTTTATCGCCGGGGAAGACCCTGTCCAGTCCTACTTTAAACCACAGTTGGTTAAAGAGGCTTTACGTACCGTCCCATTTTTGGTTGTCACGGATGTATTCATGACCGAAACTGCAGAGATGGCAGACCTTATTCTTCCCACATCGACTTTTGCGGAGAAAGAAGGCACCTATACAAATATGTCGCGACATGTCCAACGTTTAACTTCAGCTGTGATTCCTCAGGGTTCCTCCAAACCAGACTTTGATATATTGATTGAATTGGCAGACGCACTGGGCAAACCCTTTAAAAACAAAGATATTTCAAGTGTACAGCAGGAAATATCAAATGTCAGCCCAGCTTACAAAGGTGTTTTTCCGGGAGACAAGTCTGTCCAATGGGTACCAGACTCCACAAATACAGCGCCAAAATTCCATAACAATAATAATGGTGTTGAGCAAAATAATAATGGAGGTGGCTATCCTTTCACATTGCAAACAAACAACCACATGTTCCATATAGGCAGTTATACGCAACACGCTAAAGCATTGGTTGATATTGGGCCTGAGTGTATTGCAGAAATACATCCTGATGATGCAAAAAGTTTGGGAATTGGAACAGGTGATCAAATTGTTGTTGAATCTACAGCAGGAAAAGTAGAAGTAAAAGTCAAAACAAGTAGAGTGACCAGTAAGGGAATGGTATATATTCCCAAAAACTGGACAAATGTTCCTGTCAGCTCATTGCGAAATGGGGAAGAAGGTTTAATCAACGTAAAGATTTCTAAATCGGGCTAAGACTAATTCAATTTTACCTGACTCCCAGGTTAATAAATCACTATGGCAGACTTAAAAGAAAATTTACACACCGATCATATGGTCCTGAATATGGGCCCTTCGCACCCGGCTACACACGGGACCGTTAAGTTTCTCCTGACGCTTGATGGAGAAACCGTGGTCAACCTGGAAACCGAAATTGGTTATCTGCACCGTGGGTTTGAAAAAATGTGCGAGAGCGTAACCTACTCGAATGTTTTCCCGTATACAGACAGGTTGAACTATTGCTCTGCCATAATGAACAATATTGGCTTTGCTCTTGCTGTAGAAAAGCTCTGCGATATTGAAATAACTGAGCGGTGCAAATACATCCGTGTGGTCACTAATGAGCTTGCAAGAATTTCAGACCATTACACGAATATTGCTGCTGCTGCGCTTGAACTGGGAGCATTAACAGCATTTATTTATTTTGTTGAAGCCCGTGAAATTGTGTGGGATTTACTGGAAAAGGTTTGTGGCGCACGCCTGACATCAAACTACATCCGCATAGGTGGCTTGATGTGCGACTTGCCACCAGGTTTTGATGAGGATCTAAAAGCCACTTATCCCAAACTCGACTCATTGTTTGATGACGTGGACTATTTGCTCACCAAGAACAGGATATTCCTGGATCGTATGCAGAACACGGGTGCTATACCGGTAGAAAGCGCTATCTCATGGGGCTTTACCGGACCCTGCCTGCGAGCCAGTGGTGTCGATTATGATGTCCGCAAAAATCATCCCTATCTTTGCTATGACAAAATTGACTTTGATATTCCACTAGGTAAAACCGGCGATAATTTTGATCGTTATCTGGTCCGAATGGAAGAAATCAAGCAAAGCTTCAAAATCATAAAACAGGCAATGAGAGACATGCCAGATGGTCCAATTAATGTTGCAAACCCATATTTAAGGAACCCGGCGAAGCCTGATGTCTATTCACGAATGGAAGAAATGATTGCCCATTTTAAAATGGTTATTGATGGGCTCAAGCCACCGGTTGGGGAGGTCTATTTTCCAACTGAAGCCGCAAATGGTGAGTTGGGCTTTTATCTTGTTAGCGATGGTTCAGGAAAACCCTACAAGTGTCGTGTGCGCCCCCCCTGTTTCACCATGACCTCCGCAATGGGTGAAATGTGCACAGGTGGAATGCTTGCAGATATCATCCCCACCTTTGACATGATTAACATGATAGGCGGAGAGTGCGACAGGTAAAAACAGCCTTAGCATCTATCATTTCTTCCCCACATCTTCCTGTTTCACCTACACTCCATTTATGACTAAATTATTAAAGCTGGCTTTTCTACTATTCGGGTGCCTGCTTTTAGGCTGGGCTATCAAATCCGTTGATCTGGAAGCCATCCCGGGCCTGCTCAAACAACTTGGAGGTGGTTTTTTAGTCGTCCTGATTTTGTACGCCGGGGTAACCTGGCTGGACACACTATCCTGGAAATGCAATTTTCGTCCTGAAGAAACCGGTCTCTTTTCAAATTGGGAGTTGTGGCGGATCCGGCAGATTGGCGAAGCCTATAATGTGATCACTCCATTTGGAACATTAGGTGGAGAACCTTTAAAAGCCCAGCTTCTAAAAGAACATCATGGACTCCGTTTAAGGCAGGCAATCTCTTCTCAAATAGTTTCCAAAACTACTTTTCTTACAGGTCTGATACTGTTCTTCATCCCGGGGATCATCATGATCTTGAACTCTTCTAAAGTTTCAGATGAGTTCAAAAATATAAGCCTTGCTGGAATGGGAATACTTTCTACCAGTATATTTTTGTTTTTTGTTTTTCAGGTCACAGGAACACTTGGAAAAATCTGCCATTGGATTGGCCAAAAAATAAATATGCCCGACCTGAAACACAATCTAAAAAAAATAGAACATCTAAACGAGCTTTTCTCAGGTTTTTATCGCCTGTATCCTGGGCGAGTGATCAAGGCAATTGTGCTGGCTTTTCTCGGCTGGGTGCTGGGACTGGGGCAAATGTTTGCAATCCTTTATTTTCTAGGTTTTCAGGTCAGCGTTTACGAATTATGGATCATCGAATCACTTGCCCAACTGGTGAAAATAGGTAGTTTCATGATTCCACTGAGCATCGGTGCTCTTGAAGGAGGGTTGATTATAATATTCACGTCAATGGGCTACACTGCCAACCTGGGATTAACCGTGTCGCTTGTAACAAGAATTAAAGATTTGATTTGGGTAGGTCTGGGGCTGTCATTAGATGGGAAAATACATTTCTCCAACAGGCGTGAAACCGATCAGAAATAGTTCTATTTGGCGAACAACCGTTCTTCTCGGCTCAATAAAGAGTTTTGTATCAGGCTCTCCGGAGCTAGAATGTATCTCTGGAGACTCCACGATCGCGCCCTCTTCCACCAGGAGTTCTTCCTAAAGATGTTGTAAAAACATCTCCTTGCTGGACCAGTCCATCATGTTTAGTGCGAATAGTTCCAATTCTATTTTTCTCAATTTCTCTAGCCGCTTCGTCAATCAGATCCTCTTCTTTTTTAGCAGCCTTGTTAGCTGTCTTGGCACCATCTTTATTCTCAACACCTGCTGCTTCTGCATTCGAAGTTGGTTCTGTGGATTCACCATCACCCCCACTAGAAGTTTCCTCATCGAGTTCTTCGGCTTCTTTCATGGAACTTTTAAAGTTTTTGATACTCCGCCCAAAGGCAGAGCCAATTTCTGGCAACTTTCCAGCCCCAAAAATGATCATAATAATGACCAGAATTACCATTAACTCAGGAAAACCTATTCCCATCATAAGCTTTTTCTCCTTTTGACTGATCTGATTGAAACCCAGTCTATCAAAACAAATGCTGAATTGACAGGTATTTAGTCAATTACTTTTCACAAATTAAGCTGAAAAAGAACCAAAACCGGGGCCAATTCGACTGGCAATTGAAAAGTTACCCCAAAAATTAAACGGGAACCCGAAGAGTTTCAGGTTCCCGATCAAATTATTGAAAACTGTTCTAGTGTCCTAAATGCCCATTCAGAATTTTCGACTTTAAAAGCTTTTCTTTATTTTTGCCACTTGCTTTTTTTTTGGCAACAGCAAAATGTTTGGTCGCAACTCCGTGCTGCCCTAATTTGTCATAAGAAATTGCTTCATTAAAGTGGATTTCCCCAGATGATCCATCAATTTTCGATGCCTCTTTAAAATGTTTTAGGGCTTCATCAAAATGTCCCATCCCCCAATGTTTTATACCTTCATTATTATGCATTTTAGCATCTGCATTTGCTTTTTCAGGCAATTTCATCGGTCCCTCACCAGCAATAGCTATCAGAGGAGAAGAAATCATAAATAAGGCAAATAAAACTGAAATTATGGTTCGCATATCATAACTCCCAAAATAATAAGTTTTCAATTACATTTAAATATTGTACCAAGCTTAATCTTATTATGCATAATTATAGTTCATATTGTATCTAATAAAGCTCTATTCTAATATTTGACCCGGCCTGACAATAAGTTTATGATAAAATGCCTTTATTAAAGTATTGTATTTGATGATTTTTTGCCCGTTTTTTCATGTCTGACGAAAAAAGTGTTGATATAGAAAAGTTAGTTGCAGATAAAACTGTCAGGGGTGTGGCAGATGTAAGACTCGAGTTGGAAAATAAAAAACTCGGCGATGGAGAAATTACCCGCCTGGCCAGTATGGAAAACCTTTCTGAAGTGACCCACTTGGAGTTGGGAGAA containing:
- a CDS encoding molybdopterin-dependent oxidoreductase, with amino-acid sequence MSTVPQKDCNIDINGKKVSVPEGTVVLEACKQNDVPVSNLCYNRKLKPFAGCRTCMVETVVDGKKELVYSCTQPVCDGMEIKTATEETNRYNKACLEMLLVEHPLDCPICDKSGVCPLQDNTDMLQLFDGRFEIQRRNEPSIKSNPIIEFYLNRCIMCGLCVRACDEIQGVQALDFHKRGMSVGIGTANDEPLDCEFCGQCITVCPTGALMDMTSQARGLAAMFTNTHTTCNYCSWGCTITLESKKGQVVRIEADESYDVGINEGNLCAKGRLGHGIIHNDQRIDSPLMNMGGSFQEVTWEEALNTIADRMQTTVNRSGADSLAGIASEKLTNEENFLFQKLFRSLIGSTQVTNLANLRAPYLNQFMLNCFENGITSQPITKLQEADVVLIFNSDLPSEYPVGGNSIRFGTIFKNTDILIANPRKVVFDSKAQIDVRMTYKHGTDLAVASRLSRIMIDNNLVDTGKAQSAIPNYNEWVQSLSEYTAQSVEQITGLPDDVLTRAAERFARDADRFVIVGNDILDTGQGEEILNALLNLCTLVQHGSTGSVSVYPPREHCNSQGVNDMGCTPEFLPGYQSINDASALERFAGEWGPLSLGETNLAGDLFQNCINGSLKFLFIAGEDPVQSYFKPQLVKEALRTVPFLVVTDVFMTETAEMADLILPTSTFAEKEGTYTNMSRHVQRLTSAVIPQGSSKPDFDILIELADALGKPFKNKDISSVQQEISNVSPAYKGVFPGDKSVQWVPDSTNTAPKFHNNNNGVEQNNNGGGYPFTLQTNNHMFHIGSYTQHAKALVDIGPECIAEIHPDDAKSLGIGTGDQIVVESTAGKVEVKVKTSRVTSKGMVYIPKNWTNVPVSSLRNGEEGLINVKISKSG
- the nuoD gene encoding NADH dehydrogenase (quinone) subunit D — encoded protein: MADLKENLHTDHMVLNMGPSHPATHGTVKFLLTLDGETVVNLETEIGYLHRGFEKMCESVTYSNVFPYTDRLNYCSAIMNNIGFALAVEKLCDIEITERCKYIRVVTNELARISDHYTNIAAAALELGALTAFIYFVEAREIVWDLLEKVCGARLTSNYIRIGGLMCDLPPGFDEDLKATYPKLDSLFDDVDYLLTKNRIFLDRMQNTGAIPVESAISWGFTGPCLRASGVDYDVRKNHPYLCYDKIDFDIPLGKTGDNFDRYLVRMEEIKQSFKIIKQAMRDMPDGPINVANPYLRNPAKPDVYSRMEEMIAHFKMVIDGLKPPVGEVYFPTEAANGELGFYLVSDGSGKPYKCRVRPPCFTMTSAMGEMCTGGMLADIIPTFDMINMIGGECDR
- a CDS encoding flippase-like domain-containing protein, translating into MTKLLKLAFLLFGCLLLGWAIKSVDLEAIPGLLKQLGGGFLVVLILYAGVTWLDTLSWKCNFRPEETGLFSNWELWRIRQIGEAYNVITPFGTLGGEPLKAQLLKEHHGLRLRQAISSQIVSKTTFLTGLILFFIPGIIMILNSSKVSDEFKNISLAGMGILSTSIFLFFVFQVTGTLGKICHWIGQKINMPDLKHNLKKIEHLNELFSGFYRLYPGRVIKAIVLAFLGWVLGLGQMFAILYFLGFQVSVYELWIIESLAQLVKIGSFMIPLSIGALEGGLIIIFTSMGYTANLGLTVSLVTRIKDLIWVGLGLSLDGKIHFSNRRETDQK
- the tatA gene encoding twin-arginine translocase TatA/TatE family subunit, with the translated sequence MMGIGFPELMVILVIIMIIFGAGKLPEIGSAFGRSIKNFKSSMKEAEELDEETSSGGDGESTEPTSNAEAAGVENKDGAKTANKAAKKEEDLIDEAAREIEKNRIGTIRTKHDGLVQQGDVFTTSLGRTPGGRGRDRGVSRDTF